Proteins encoded within one genomic window of Brassica rapa cultivar Chiifu-401-42 chromosome A09, CAAS_Brap_v3.01, whole genome shotgun sequence:
- the LOC103842091 gene encoding uncharacterized protein LOC103842091 isoform X2 — protein sequence MASTLIDKYVKRKRLDPLEAYVPPVILAQLQFQDLEKILSVDKPEFEACRSVLRSGPASSLRVNIRAVAQYASDAGYSQTASNDVDRCLRALEEMDSLFLRASRKDPNATVELMKSQLGTALTALDSLLQTVPSEVLDKGKAMVEVYRSPFEEDNASDSAEIQQLQSIL from the exons ATGGCGAGTACCTTGATTGATAAGTACGTCAAGAG GAAAAGACTTGATCCACTTGAAGCATATGTACCACCAGTTATTCTAGCTCAGCTACAGTTTCAAGATCTTG AGAAAATTTTGAGCGTGGACAAGCCTGAATTCGAGGCGTGTAGATCGGTACTCAGGTCTGGACCTGCTAGTTCCTTGCGTGTAAACATTCGAGcc GTTGCTCAGTACGCTTCAGATGCTGGTTATTCCCAAACCGCGTCTAATGACGTTGATCGCTGCCTCAG AGCATTGGAAGAAATGGATTCGCTGTTTCTACGTGCGTCGAGGAAGGACCCAAACGCAACTGTTGAATTGATGAAGTCGCAGCTTGGAACAGCGTTAACAGCACTAGACAG CCTTTTACAAACAGTTCCTTCTGAAGTTCTTGATAAAGGGAAAGCTATGGTTGAAGTGTACAGATCACCATTCGAAGAAGACAATGCTTCAGACTCCGCTGAGATACAGCAGCTCCAGTCAATACT
- the LOC103842091 gene encoding uncharacterized protein LOC103842091 isoform X1, with protein sequence MASTLIDKYVKRKRLDPLEAYVPPVILAQLQFQDLEKILSVDKPEFEACRSVLRSGPASSLRVNIRAVAQYASDAGYSQTASNDVDRCLRALEEMDSLFLRASRKDPNATVELMKSQLGTALTALDSLLQTVPSEVLDKGKAMVEVYRSPFEEDNASDSAEIQQLQSIL encoded by the exons ATGGCGAGTACCTTGATTGATAAGTACGTCAAGAG GAAAAGACTTGATCCACTTGAAGCATATGTACCACCAGTTATTCTAGCTCAGCTACAGTTTCAAGATCTTG AGAAAATTTTGAGCGTGGACAAGCCTGAATTCGAGGCGTGTAGATCGGTACTCAGGTCTGGACCTGCTAGTTCCTTGCGTGTAAACATTCGAGcc GTTGCTCAGTACGCTTCAGATGCTGGTTATTCCCAAACCGCGTCTAATGACGTTGATCGCTGCCTCAG AGCATTGGAAGAAATGGATTCGCTGTTTCTACGTGCGTCGAGGAAGGACCCAAACGCAACTGTTGAATTGATGAAGTCGCAGCTTGGAACAGCGTTAACAGCACTAGACAG CCTTTTACAAACAGTTCCTTCTGAAGTTCTTGATAAAGGGAAAGCTATGGTTGAAGTGTACAGATCACCATTCGAAGAAGACAATGCTTCAGACTCCGCTGAGATACAGCAGCTCCAGTCAA